GAGGAAAAGTAAAGTTTGATATATAGGGACCGGGCCTTGAAGGTTGCCTAAGTATCTTACAAAGGAGAATTCAGGCCCTAAGTAGTTCGAATAACTTGAACCTCTTTTTGACTCGATGTTACAAATGAACCTTTTGTGAGAAGAGAGAATAAGATTTAGGATTTGAAAGGGAAGTTCAAATTTTGTTGTGCAACCAAAAACTCGAGTATTTGGGCACACTTTTGATAGTGACTTGATATTTGTGCTTAGGGAGTTGtacaaaaattttgaaaaaagagtGGGCTAGAACTTCTTCAAGTAAAGCAATACATTCACTCAAACAGTTATAACATATAAGCAGATAAACAGTTATTGCGCTACCTAAGAAGATATGTGACACTTTATTGCCAAGGCTAGacctaacgatttgaaggatgtataacgtcatttgaaatatttcaCTGCCCAAAAACCATATTTATACAAGCTTTATGAATAAACTAAATGGGATACATAataggaaaataaaatataaataataagtctcacgcaggggtacaatcctaaactAAGGCTTCGTGGAACATCcttctttcttgatttattgACATCTCCGAACGCCAACACCTTTTGGATAGATTAGAAACTTGTGAAGATCCTTCTTCGTTTATACTAAGCTGTCAAAATAAACTATCAACCCTAAGGGACAATGATTTGTCAATCGGCATACATATCCTTCAAATTAAACACACAATATAACGTCCATTTAGGCCGGAGGCTATCTTGGTCTCAAGGTAGTCTCTCTAATGGGTccaatacgccttgggtattAGGTCATCTTAGGCGATGCGATACATTCAAGGTTTTGATTTTTCTCTACGCCAGTTGACTAAGAGTGAGCTTTATTTAAAAGTGGACCGATGACCTAAGCGAACAACTCGGGTTGGAGAAGTTAACGACCGTTGACCGCGCGAGGTCAACTTACTTCGTCATGGTACCCTAACaaaataatttgttttgaaCGGCTGCGACCCACATAACCTTAATTTaagtaagaaataaaaaaagtcaAGTGACAGGAATAAGTTATGCATGCGATGACAGTTTAATATTCATAATTAAACACATAAAGCGCAaatataaaaagtaaattaCTGATTATTACATTTACAAATAGTTAATCAAATAAGTCAATCAAATCTAATGATTAGAACCTAATTAAATCCCCAGTGAAGTCGTCATTTATATTATTTGTTGAAAAGACGATTTAAAAGTGATTTAGAGAaaaaccaatttaaaaggagtcgacacttaattttttaataaaataaaattaaaaaaaaaacttaatttaaaagactctatcagatcaaattttaaaaatttagagaaaactGAGTaagaggttcatattactactTTAAAAAGgttttaacacttaaaatagccgctaataTGCGATTATCTAACTATTTAAATTATTTGGCTATTTAGAAGAATAATTTAAAGAAAGGCAATTTAAAATCATTTGCAAGAATATCAACTTGAAACCTTTAaaacaatttgaaaaaaaattctatttgtCAAAATTTCTAGGTAAAAAAAACACtttgaataaaattatttttttaaagagtaAACTAATAgaaaaatggtttctcttttAGGGGATTTCAATTAATTTAAACCAAACAAAAATTACATCTAAAcaaacattaaaaaataaattattacaacccgaataaaaaatatatataaacaaatcAGAAAATTTTGcccaacacttagtttctgtatgtctggactaagttgttggACCACCTGTATTTTGGACTTTTAGCCAAAATTTACCATATATCACTAATTTATATCAATGTATATTTCACGTTTTTCCCTTGTATCTCCTGTATATCAGTTTGTATACTGAGTGTATACAATTGATTTTTGGCTTCCAACACCTGTAAATTATGCTTTCCAAAACCCAGATATCAGCTTCCAGCCCTTTTGATCAATGACGACGCAGACTAGAAAGTGTTGGTCGGTTCAACCAACTCGAAATGCAAGAGAATGAAGAGATGAGTCCAAATTGGACTCTCCTAATATCACATGCAAGAAAAATGAGATATACATAAGAAATCAATTCAACTATACTGACATCAGGAGATTAAAGAGTCCTGCATGCCACTGTATTGATGAAACTAAATTGACAACAAAGGCTAATTCACTTATAGAGAAAAGataaaatcaaattataaaaaatttactAACATAAGTAACTTCGTTTATAACTCTAGGTTTAAATACCGTGAATAAAATATTAACAAGTTAACTAAAGTCATTTGTAAAGAACTAATTCAAAATGGTTAGAACTAAACCTACTGGGTTATATATCTAGAAGTCTATTGATGCATATCAATCTTTGTAAAAGAGTCACAAACCTAGTGAAAGAAATCTTAATCACAAATCCATAAAAATTTCTAACTTCTCCTTTCACATATGCAGTTCACCTCAAACAAAACTTATGTAATCTAACTAATTGAAATAAATCCTACTCTTGACACAATACATCATTACAGTAGCCTTAACCAGGTACCAAACAAAAGATTAATATTACTCTATTGTTAGAACACTATAAACTATATTATATAGAGAAGGAATTCAACTTTAGTGCAATAATTGAACCAAAGTCCATATAAATTTACTTAGCTACTAATGGTGGGAAAAATAGTAAGAGGGAAAGCATGAGAGCAACAGATCACTGGGAAATTCATGGTAGCAAACAGacttgaattataatatttacattGAAAACAAAGAGATCAATATCCAACAAGATAAAATAGAAATTCTAGACGAAATAAGTAACAATTGAAGCCAACATATTACTGTAAGATGTTGAAACTAAACAAACCCAAGTACAACTGCTCAACACTCATTATGAATCGACACACCATAAACACAGAATCAGATGCAACTTTAAAGAGGACGGGTTATTCACATTTCATTTGATGGTCAGAGGCAAATTGAAAGTTAAGCAGTGGGAATTCGAAAAATTCCTCAGGGGAAAAATATCATCTGTTTCTAGAAGAAATCGAAGAATTTCTTGGGAATCCTACAAGATCCGTTCATTCTTTTTTCTCTGATAGATGGTTAGAACTTCATCTGGGTTCGAATCCTACTGAGAGGTCCACTAAAGATTAGAAATTGTTGAAGAAACAACAAGGTCTTTCTTTTGTCCCTTCCAGGCGATCGGAAAATAAAGAAATGGTTAATGTAAGTTATGCTCGGAGAGCCACAAATCATATGACACACAACACGAATTTATTCAAGAAAAATAGGATCTTGATAGCTAATAAATTTAAGTTCTAAGGGAAAGGGGTAGTTCGAATCCAATTTGTATCAAGCAAAAGACACTGCCTTAGAGGGGAACACAGAGATAAATATCAAGAGATAGACATGTTTTAGGCATGGATTTCAATCTATACAAAGTAATAAACACATTCAATCAAAGCTTATAACAATTGATTAGAGCCATATAGACTATATTCAGAAGAATATAAACGAGAAGTTATGCACTCTAATCAGCTAGCATCCAAACTAATATAGACACTCATTTACAATCGTAACTAAATTTCGAGCAAGAAAAGGAgattttttatcaattttaataCACTATAATTAAATCGCAATTAAGAACACCTAAATAGAGAATATAGAAAAAACTAGGATTTAAACAGAACAATGCTAAGGAAAGGCTTTTACCTCTTTCTGGGCAGCAAACTTGGACTACGACTTCGAAGCAATTCCACCACCTATGAGCTGAATCCAGTAAGGAAGAACTTAGAATTCGAGAAGAAACTAAAAAGCTTAAGCTTTTAattctctttttcttatatCAATCTTCTTCTAATCCATCCCCCTTAAAACAGTGAAGACGACGGGGTATATATAGGAGATATTTGGAATTCAAATTGGGGGGGAGGGGGTATCTGAGGGAATTGATGAGTAGaggaaattcaaaattcaaatatctTAAGAGGATAAGGGATGAGCTGGCTAGAGTCGTACTAATTCCCAAAGAATTAAGAATTATAGCCGTCTGATTTTAAACGAAGGACGATGGATACATGAGATAGAACCACCAGGTGGATTCTAGAAGATTCTTGATACAAATCCAGTGCTCATCGCGTGACTGCATTGTACGAATAAAGGAGATAGGAGGGACACCACGTCATTCTGGTAGTTTTGGGGTTCGTCTGGTTCGTGTGTCTGTTGGAGAAGAAGACGCAAGGGTGTACGCTGGTGTGGATGAGTATATTGCCGTATATGTTGTAATGTGTTGGTGGGCTTTGGAATTGGGTATTTTAGTGGTGTAAGTATAGTGTGGAAATGTTATGCTGTGGGCTTTTGCTGTGGAGATGTTGCAGTTGTGTGTAATGTTGTAGCATATTGTAAGAAATTATTGTTGAAATTGGGGTGGGGGAGAATGGGACACGTGGGAATTGGAATTATTATGGGtaaatatattaaatgtatGAGTTGGTTGGAAATTGGGGAAAAATGGGTACATGGGGGAAATTGAGTTGGGAGGGAAAAATGGCTAGGATTGAAATTAGAAAAGGGCCACAACAATGTCAATTATAGCCAATTTGagttaagaaattaattaaatttgaaattaattagtgaatttggctaaaaactaaataagatgaattGATACTAATTTATTAACAAGCTTCTTAATATTAACAAAATGaactaattagtttaattaTGAACTAATGAATTCGAAAATATAAGTTATCAATTTACGAAaagattaataaaataattttttttttgagatcaTTTTCGAATATTTATTAAGgctaatatttatataaataattatatagaactatatatatcatttaaaaattataaaaatgacaaaattacttttaaaataacttgaaaatatttttttggaatttgtTAAAAGTAGATActtcaaattgtttaaaatttAAGAAGCTCGATAACTAACTTATGTTGTGGGGGGATCAAAATTAGGTTTCAAAAgcaccaactcgggtcctatgaaagcaacttcaccaacctcaaaccaactgaTAGGAGATCTAAACCAATTGATAGGAGACCTCAAATGGAGTCATCtaaatgctagaatgataattgttattgtaggcaaactctatcACAGGTTCTGATGGAAAAAAGAATAACATGAGCAAGAAGAGAAGGGATGCgattaaaaaaagaattgttGAAAAAGACTCTTCTGTCAATGAACACACATGTCAGCAATTTGTCTTGGATGATGATCAAGTGGGCATGGATACTCCCCTCCAGGACCATTGTATCCTCACCACTCCCCCCCACTCATGTGTGTATCTGAGAATGAAGAGGATAATGATTATCAACCAATGACTGACCATGAGGATGAGGATGCTGTGAGTGAACAATTGATTAAGGCTTTCAGCCCATCCAGGGACAAGGTGTATGAGGATGAGGTCCAACTGGTTGCTAAGTCCCAGGGAGTCTCTGATGAATATAGGGTCACTAAttctgaagatgaagaagacCATGACCAGTGGGAAGAGGCACAACAAGAAGATCAACTGGAGACATTCAGATCCACAATGACAGCTATATTGCAGAAGAAAACTCAGCAAGAAAAGGTGAAGAATGATCCACCCTCCAAAAGTAAGCAAGAAAGGAAGAGGAGTAAACAAAGCTTAATCAGCAGCCCAGATAATGTTGCAgtcaaaagcaacatcaacacaaggtctaaatccCACAGGTTATTATGATCAGTGCACTCtattggaatgcaaggagtattgatattCAAGGAGCCTTAGACAGActacaaaggttgaaagactaCCACAAGCTCTCTATGATTGCAGTGCTGGAACCTTTCTCCAACAAATCTCAACTCCACTTCTACAGAATTCAGTTAGGTATGGATAATTCCATGTCCAATCCCAACAACAAAATGTGGCTATTTTCGAATAAAGACTGTGTGTGCAATCTTGTGGATCAGGATGAACAGCAGCTTACCTGTAAGATCAGCCATGCAGCTTGGCCTAAACAATATctcattacctttgtatatgccaAATGCAAAGACTACATGAGAAGAGAACTATGGGACAAGATGCTTCAATTCTCTGATAGggaagaaccttggtgcaccattggagacttcaataTAATTACTCATGTTGAAGAGAAGATGGGGGGTCAACCTTACAACATGAACaagagttttgagttcattagtgtcatagaagcttgtggactcactgatcttgATTTTTATGGACAACAATTCACATGGTGCAACAAGAGAGATGCAGATGCCAGAatatggaagagacttgacagggccatggtcaATGATGCTTGGTTGGAGGTCATGCCAGTGAGCACTCTTAATCACCTGGCCTCTACAGGTTCTGATCACTGTCCTCTCCTGCTGAAATGTACTGAAAGACAAAGTcatgctatcaaatatttcaagttcttaCACTGTTGGGTTGATAATGAAAACTTTCTTGATACTGTAAGATCTTGCTGGGAAAGACCTGTGGATGGAAATCCAATGAGGATCTTCCATCAAAAACTGAAAAGGGTGTCTAATACCCTTAGCCACTGGTCTAGAAATCAATATGGAGATATATTTTCTTCAGTCAAACAGTTTGAGGAACAGGTGatacaagctgaagagaatatcatcaatgataATTCTGAGGATAACAGAGCCAAGCTAAATCAGATAAATGCCCAGTACATCAGGTATTTGAAGATAGAGCAGTCCATCTTGAAacagaaaactcaattgcactggtttaaagatggagatgccaataccaattacttccatgccatcatcagaaggagaagaagaaggttgtTCATCCATCAGATCAGTGATGAACAAGGAAACTCTATCCAAGGTGATGACAATATTGCAAGTGCAGCTTGTACACACTTTGAGAAACTCTTTACTGCTGAGGAGAAACATATCAATGAAGATGTGATTAAATGCATCCTAAATATAGTTACTGATCAGCAGAATGAATTACTACATTCCATACCTACAAAGGAAGAGTTAAAGGAGGTAGTATTCTCTATGAGTCCTACTTCAGCTGCAGGGCCAGATGGCATGAGTGGCAAGTTCTTCTGGGATATCATTTGTGATGATTTGCTGAAGCTAGTGCAACACTTCTTCAATGGTCACTGTATTCCCAGATACAtatcacatgcttgtttggttctactccctaAAATTGAACACCCAAACAAACTGTCAAAGTACAGGCCCATCTCCCTCAGCAATTTCACTAGCAAGATCATATCCAAACTACTttgtctcagacttgctcccATTCTACCTCAGCTCATTTCAGACAACCAGtcaggatttgttaaaggtaggagcaTATCAGAGAATATAATGCTGGCTCAGGAAATTATTCACAACATTAAGAGGCCCAATATAGGGGACAATGTAGTGATCAAGTTGGATATGGCTAATGCATATGACAGGGTCTCTTGGTCcttcacttgtatggttatgagaaggatgggatttggAGAAATCTTTATTGATATGGTGTGTTGGGTCATGTCcaacaattggtactcagtcatcatCAATGGGGTAAGGCATGGCTTTTTTCATTCCACAAGaggtctcaagcaaggagaccccttGTCACCTACATTATTCATTATAGGAGCTGAAGTTTTATCCAGGATACTGAATAATCTTCACCAACATTACCTATATACTAGATTCCATATGGAAAGAAAAGgcccccaagtgaaccacttgagctttgcagatgatgtgatcatcttCATAGCTACCAACAACTTTTCCATGAATCTTAATACCAAGACTTTGAAGGCTTATGAAACTACTTCAGGACAGCTAATCAAtaaggacaagagccagttCATGCTTCCTCTTAATACCAATCCAGATGTTATTGAAAGGATAGGTAGTATCACAGGCTTTAAGTGTACACATggtcccattacttacctggGTTGTCCACTCTACATTGGAAGGCAGAGAATCATTTACTATAcaagtatggtgtccaaagttctAAGCAAAATCAGAGGATGGTAGACTAAAGTGTTGAGATATGGAGGCAGAGAAAcattggtgaaatcagtgctgcaatcaCTATCAATCCACTTGTTGTCTGCAATTAGACCTACTGCTACCACTATGAATTAGATCAGAGGCCTCATAGCTgactttttctgggggtgggacaaggagaagaagaaatatcactgggcatcatgggagaccctcagctatcctgtggaggaagggggtattggtatgaagaAAATACAAGATGTGTGGTTAGCTTTgcaatacaaacaatggtggaccTTCAGGTCTAAAAAGACTTTATGGGGAGAATTTCTGAAGGCTAAGTACTGTCAGAGGGCTCATCCTGTGATAAAAAAATGGGACACAGGTCAGTCTATTATGTGGAAGCACATAATGGCtaataaaattgatattgagCCACATATACACTGGCATATCAACTCAGGTACAAACAGcttctggtgggatgattggctgggtAGTGGCCCCTTAGCTTATCATAACAACCATCTACCTAGACTCAACAATACTAGAGTATCTGAATATATTGAGAATGGGGAgtggaatgtgcagaaaatcagaaaatatgccCCTTCTCAGCTGGTGCAACAGATACTAGACACTGAGATAGACTATCACCCTAACACAGCTGATCAAGCCTGCTGGAAGTTGACTTCACATGGCAACTTCACTTCTAAATCAGCCTGGGAACTAGTTAGGAAGAAAAGAGCCAAGACCCTGACTGATGGGTGCACTTGGCACACTAACATTCCCTTCAAAGTGTCTTTTCTACTATAGAGAGCTTTGAGACAGAAACTCCCTACTAATGATAAACTTGTCCAATTTAGAGTAGTACCAGCAACATGTTCTTATTGTTACAGACCAGGATTGGATAatgtagatcacatatttgcttcaggaaattttgccaagcatatttggcaacacTTCTCTAGCTCATGGGGGATAATGCAAGGGACCTGCCCCTTGAGAAGCatcctgatgaagtggtggactgcCAAGTCCAATAATGAGGTTCATAAGATCATGTTGCAGGCCACTCTTATCTTTGtttgttggcatatatggaagaatagatgtgcaagtaaatatggaggaaagaaatctagtactactagatttaaattctccatagtcaAGGACCTATACATGCTGATAAACACTGCTTACCCTTACATTAAGTGGCCTCagagctggaaggaactggttccTATGATAGAACAGTGCCAACAAGACATGAGAGTGAccaaagttatgtggatcagacctccatcttccattgtgaaactgaatactgatgggagtgcattagacaaccctgggaaaattagagcagggggaatattaagagatcataatggtaacttaatatatgcctttgctaCTCCATTGGGAATGGGTACTAATAACCAGGCAGAGGTGTAGGCAACAGCTATTGGCCTTAATTGGTGTCTCCAACATGGAtataatagagtgatattggaagttgactCAGAACTATTGActaagtggctgaaacaagacctCAAACCACCCTGGAGCATTCACAGATATATTACAAATCTACAATCTTTGGTCCAACAATTGGAACTCTTTCAGTGCAAACATATCTTCAGAGAAGCAAACcatcctgcagataccttatcaaaatgcagccacaggttcaatgatacacaacacttctacaacctccAGTAGCTACCACAGGAAACAAAGGTCTACATCAggatggacaagctaggaatggcaagtttcagaaggaaaactctAAAAAAGATCAAACTATCTTCTTGACTGAACTATTTCTCAAATATGTAATAGACTATCTATTTGTAATTTGTTTTACTCTTTATTCCACCTAGTTATCAcctattgtaaggggagagtctcccttgtttactACTTCAGTAGCACTACTAACATACATCTAGAAGTAAGAGCTAGAGTAGTGGTGTCTTCTTGTTTGTTTACCTGGTGCAGGTACTTTACACAGCTGCACCCTCAAAGAACAAGAACTTCCAACTACCACAACACACAGGAGCATACAACAACACCAATCCAGACCAGCAACCCAACATCCAACACATGGATCCAAACTCAACAGCCATAAAAAATGAAGCTTAAGTTCCAATTTTGTTTCCTGTTGGGTGCCTCTTTGTGCAGGTATCATAATACTTTGAGCCTTGGATTGGAGTTGTAGCAGCTGAGTTTGGAGTTCCTTCACCAGCATCTCAACAA
This Solanum dulcamara chromosome 8, daSolDulc1.2, whole genome shotgun sequence DNA region includes the following protein-coding sequences:
- the LOC129899799 gene encoding uncharacterized protein LOC129899799 produces the protein MVNDAWLEVMPVSTLNHLASTGSDHCPLLLKCTERQSHAIKYFKFLHCWVDNENFLDTVRSCWERPVDGNPMRIFHQKLKRVSNTLSHWSRNQYGDIFSSVKQFEEQVIQAEENIINDNSEDNRAKLNQINAQYIRRRRRRLFIHQISDEQGNSIQGDDNIASAACTHFEKLFTAEEKHINEDVIKCILNIVTDQQNELLHSIPTKEELKEVVFSMSPTSAAGPDGMSGKFFWDIICDDLLKLVQHFFNGHCIPRYISHACLVLLPKIEHPNKLSKYRPISLSNFTSKIISKLLCLRLAPILPQLISDNQSGFVKGRSISENIMLAQEIIHNIKRPNIGDNVVIKLDMANAYDRVSWSFTCMVMRRMGFGEIFIDMVCWVMSNNWYSVIINGVRHGFFHSTRGLKQGDPLSPTLFIIGAEVLSRILNNLHQHYLYTRFHMERKGPQVNHLSFADDVIIFIATNNFSMNLNTKTLKAYETTSGQLINKDKSQFMLPLNTNPDVIERIGSITGFKCTHGPITYLGCPLYIGRQRIIYYTSMVSKVLSKIRGWSKKTLWGEFLKAKYCQRAHPVIKKWDTGQSIMWKHIMANKIDIEPHIHWHINSGTNSFWWDDWLGSGPLAYHNNHLPRLNNTRVSEYIENGEWNVQKIRKYAPSQLVQQILDTEIDYHPNTADQACWKLTSHGNFTSKSAWELVRKKRAKTLTDGCTWHTNIPFKLSLEFLHQHLNNITCIYHNTAATVTATDQQQQPISNSNRDQKQPATFNKYTMLHQNDSKLYKIAVDGDTLKHVKVGDISLGVDRNSIQRGIAIQLWIQQWAAWFVTLSAATKIQRGNRLDSLQVTALLEALVCLFACAGTLRSCNTKVEVTLGPRALQTHNQETNKIAVMDTEPQQ